Proteins encoded in a region of the Myxococcales bacterium genome:
- a CDS encoding protein kinase, translating to MQPGTSSPDLAAGATGQRIAGYALGARIRTTACADVYRAERDDVAVTIHLVHAALAARPEIVRAIETQATRAAACTELRNLSATLGAGFEDGLLYVITEAEDGPTLREVLARKHASSGAGLPARGAANVIALVAEALRASGLIHGALTSESVTIARSGRVALADLALGPAHAAAIAAGLVEAPGYLAPELGRGEAPTTATDVYGVGALLYDALVGRPLARGGPRPSEAAPAVAPEVDELIARACAERPDRRFASAAALRELVVDILMSPEEDDGDDVALTSIPIPPALEAAMADGHERWLVSKGHFDFGPFTMKAIVEQVLHGQIHHGHVLMDKDEGGRAKVDEHPLLGPLVDAAKQVRDDARRAHAEVKQQASERKRGVALYGVIGLGVAAAVGAVWLVVTTLTSAKKQQVQGVASVAEASLDVKVSAPKAPPRKGSGGGGGRRSGGGGGGRGGNSGDENLALDMSDDGDGGSETLDMDTVYGVYARHGSQLGRCLQKTGASSASISIIIDGPSGKVTWVKVNGEQSGALHGCLAGVLRGMKFPPIDGPRTRAEFEIGV from the coding sequence ATGCAGCCCGGGACCTCGTCCCCCGACCTCGCGGCCGGGGCCACCGGCCAGCGGATCGCCGGCTACGCCCTGGGCGCCCGGATCCGCACCACCGCCTGCGCCGACGTCTACCGCGCCGAACGCGACGACGTCGCGGTCACCATCCACCTCGTCCACGCGGCGCTCGCGGCCCGCCCCGAGATCGTCCGGGCGATCGAGACCCAGGCCACCCGCGCGGCCGCGTGCACCGAGCTGCGCAACCTGAGCGCGACCCTGGGCGCCGGCTTCGAGGACGGCCTGCTCTACGTGATCACCGAGGCCGAGGACGGCCCGACCCTGCGCGAGGTGCTGGCCCGCAAGCACGCCAGCTCGGGGGCCGGCCTGCCCGCCCGCGGCGCCGCCAACGTGATCGCCCTGGTCGCCGAGGCCCTGCGCGCCTCGGGGCTGATCCACGGCGCGCTGACCAGCGAGTCGGTCACGATCGCGCGCTCGGGCCGGGTCGCGCTCGCCGACCTGGCGCTGGGGCCGGCCCACGCCGCCGCGATCGCCGCCGGCCTGGTGGAGGCGCCCGGCTACCTCGCGCCCGAGCTGGGCCGGGGCGAGGCGCCGACGACGGCCACCGACGTCTACGGCGTCGGCGCGCTCCTGTACGACGCGCTGGTCGGCCGACCGCTGGCTCGGGGCGGGCCGCGCCCGAGCGAGGCCGCGCCCGCGGTCGCGCCCGAGGTCGACGAGCTGATCGCGCGCGCGTGCGCCGAGCGCCCGGATCGGCGGTTCGCGTCGGCGGCGGCGCTCCGCGAGCTGGTCGTCGACATCCTGATGTCGCCCGAGGAGGACGACGGCGACGACGTCGCGCTGACCTCGATCCCGATCCCGCCCGCGCTCGAGGCGGCGATGGCGGACGGCCACGAGCGCTGGCTGGTCAGCAAGGGCCACTTCGACTTCGGGCCGTTCACGATGAAGGCGATCGTCGAGCAGGTCCTGCACGGCCAGATCCACCACGGCCACGTGCTGATGGACAAGGACGAGGGCGGGCGCGCCAAGGTCGACGAGCACCCGCTGCTGGGCCCGCTGGTCGACGCCGCCAAGCAGGTCCGCGACGACGCGCGCCGGGCCCACGCCGAGGTCAAGCAGCAGGCGTCGGAGCGCAAGCGCGGCGTCGCCCTGTACGGCGTCATCGGCCTCGGCGTCGCCGCCGCGGTCGGCGCGGTGTGGCTGGTCGTGACGACGCTGACCTCGGCCAAGAAGCAGCAGGTCCAGGGCGTGGCGTCGGTCGCCGAGGCCTCGCTCGACGTCAAGGTCTCGGCGCCCAAGGCGCCGCCGCGCAAGGGCAGCGGCGGGGGCGGCGGACGACGCAGCGGCGGCGGCGGCGGCGGACGCGGCGGCAACAGCGGCGACGAGAACCTCGCGCTCGACATGTCCGACGACGGCGACGGCGGCAGCGAGACCCTCGACATGGACACGGTCTACGGGGTCTACGCCCGCCACGGCAGCCAGCTCGGGCGGTGCCTGCAGAAGACCGGCGCGTCGAGCGCGTCGATCAGCATCATCATCGACGGGCCCAGCGGCAAGGTCACCTGGGTCAAGGTCAACGGCGAGCAGTCGGGCGCGCTCCACGGCTGCCTCGCGGGCGTCCTGCGCGGGATGAAGTTCCCGCCGATCGACGGGCCCCGCACCCGCGCCGAGTTCGAGATCGGCGTCTGA
- a CDS encoding HDIG domain-containing protein, whose product MRSPVVPSRARLSEIIRRRARVTPWVAVLLSLGFALIVAPVVLADAWFLEPTIAAGKPANVTVRVPAFDGWDDEHMAGRGGSVVIARDEIADARQESVVAAMRASQPSTGARFAAYAAVLFLLAVGVTHQLRRSNRGRLLRVQMVLLGTVALGAIVTKGLLLAYPLSVLAVPVALGAMVPTLVFDRTVGLAAGILSAVTMGLLVPFDVGISTVLVVQAVAAAIVLPDHARPRWSIALVAGAVAMVGAALTYLGFFYLSDGVVPLHELAEPARSAWLAAAFGGAIAGLLTLPLMPLFELACGEITHGRLVAMEDLSHPLLKQISDKAPGTWQHSLAMANLAEVAAQGIGASGRLVRVGAYFHDLGKSLQPSYFIENLRSGEPSPHDQLAPEVSCDAIFAHVTEGIALARRSGVPERIIDFMHMHHGDGVLEYFWAKCQEQGNPRGLTIADFRYPGVPPQSRETAILAICDAVEAASRTLKRPDERAIESLVQRIVYGKLHLGQLDESGLSMADLRRMSDSLREAIRAAHHDRIEYPWQREAAQTAATAAMRAATATQQLMTEPRLDSLDAPRPLEWDPRNRARTATEQPAHAATVPMPSPMPINETSRLPLAAPTPTVSLRPSALAEQHALATAPTAPPIAPVDPAGAPTLPPPAEPAAPVPLQALPLPPASAPTLAPEPPAPMVALAAPAPTHALAAPAAPLDLAAPASLVRPPPPPIVAAPEPVAAPEPEPVAAPAPVAAPEPVTAALAAAAAEAAPGSGVIELVPQGTWATALASRLDAMLEAEEDAFSHAPTHRTTPPPPPGPRRRVTHEVDAEDVEATIDLTLSPRSEHSGLFKGPPPATRPVPVIAPDPDPADDRDDGPTVVRPRPTGSALPPRSRTKLD is encoded by the coding sequence ATGCGATCGCCGGTCGTCCCCAGCCGCGCACGCCTGTCGGAGATCATCCGACGGCGGGCCCGCGTCACGCCGTGGGTGGCGGTGCTGTTGTCGCTCGGGTTCGCGCTGATCGTCGCGCCGGTCGTGCTCGCGGACGCGTGGTTCCTCGAGCCCACGATCGCCGCGGGCAAGCCGGCCAACGTGACCGTGCGCGTGCCGGCGTTCGACGGCTGGGACGACGAGCACATGGCCGGGCGCGGCGGCTCGGTGGTGATCGCCCGCGACGAGATCGCCGACGCGCGCCAGGAGTCGGTGGTCGCGGCGATGCGCGCGAGCCAGCCGTCGACCGGCGCGCGCTTCGCCGCCTACGCGGCGGTGCTGTTCCTGCTCGCGGTCGGGGTCACCCACCAGCTGCGGCGCTCGAACCGCGGGCGGCTGCTGCGGGTCCAGATGGTGCTGCTGGGCACGGTCGCGCTCGGCGCGATCGTCACCAAGGGCCTGTTGCTGGCGTACCCGCTGTCGGTCCTGGCGGTGCCGGTCGCGCTCGGCGCGATGGTCCCGACCCTGGTGTTCGATCGGACGGTCGGGCTCGCGGCCGGCATCCTGTCGGCGGTGACGATGGGCCTGCTCGTGCCGTTCGACGTCGGCATCTCGACGGTGCTCGTCGTCCAGGCCGTGGCCGCGGCCATCGTCCTGCCGGACCACGCCCGCCCGCGCTGGTCGATCGCGCTCGTCGCCGGCGCGGTCGCGATGGTCGGCGCCGCGCTCACCTACCTCGGGTTCTTCTACCTGTCCGATGGCGTCGTGCCGCTGCACGAGCTGGCCGAGCCCGCGCGCTCGGCGTGGCTGGCCGCGGCCTTCGGCGGCGCGATCGCGGGCCTGCTGACGTTGCCGCTGATGCCGCTGTTCGAGCTCGCGTGCGGCGAGATCACCCACGGGCGCCTCGTCGCGATGGAGGACCTCTCGCACCCGCTGCTCAAGCAGATCAGCGACAAGGCTCCCGGCACCTGGCAGCACAGCCTGGCGATGGCGAACCTGGCCGAGGTCGCGGCCCAGGGCATCGGCGCCAGCGGCCGGCTGGTGCGCGTCGGCGCGTACTTCCACGATCTGGGCAAGTCGCTGCAGCCCAGCTACTTCATCGAGAACCTGCGCTCGGGCGAGCCCAGCCCCCACGATCAGCTCGCGCCCGAGGTCTCGTGCGACGCGATCTTCGCGCACGTGACCGAGGGCATCGCGCTGGCCCGCCGCTCGGGCGTCCCCGAGCGGATCATCGACTTCATGCACATGCACCACGGCGACGGCGTGCTCGAGTACTTCTGGGCCAAGTGCCAGGAGCAGGGCAACCCGCGCGGCCTCACGATCGCCGACTTCCGCTACCCGGGCGTGCCGCCGCAGAGCCGCGAGACCGCGATCCTGGCGATCTGCGACGCCGTCGAGGCCGCGTCGCGCACGCTCAAGCGCCCCGACGAGCGCGCCATCGAGTCGCTGGTGCAGCGCATCGTCTACGGCAAGCTCCACCTCGGCCAGCTCGACGAGTCGGGCCTGTCGATGGCGGATCTCCGCCGCATGAGCGACTCCCTGCGCGAGGCCATCCGCGCCGCGCACCACGATCGGATCGAGTACCCGTGGCAGCGCGAGGCGGCCCAGACCGCGGCCACCGCGGCGATGCGCGCGGCGACCGCGACCCAGCAGCTCATGACCGAGCCGCGGCTCGACTCGCTCGACGCGCCCCGCCCGCTCGAGTGGGATCCGCGCAACCGCGCCCGGACCGCGACCGAGCAGCCGGCCCACGCCGCGACGGTGCCGATGCCGTCGCCGATGCCGATCAACGAGACCAGCCGGCTGCCGCTGGCCGCGCCGACCCCGACCGTGTCGCTGCGGCCGAGCGCGCTGGCCGAGCAGCACGCGCTGGCCACCGCCCCGACCGCGCCGCCGATCGCGCCGGTCGATCCGGCCGGCGCGCCGACGCTGCCGCCGCCCGCGGAGCCGGCCGCGCCCGTGCCGCTGCAGGCGTTGCCGCTGCCGCCGGCGAGCGCGCCGACGCTGGCGCCCGAGCCGCCGGCGCCGATGGTCGCGCTGGCCGCGCCGGCGCCGACCCACGCGCTGGCCGCCCCCGCGGCCCCGCTGGACCTGGCCGCGCCGGCGTCGCTGGTGCGCCCGCCGCCGCCGCCGATCGTCGCCGCGCCCGAGCCCGTCGCCGCGCCCGAGCCCGAGCCTGTCGCCGCGCCCGCGCCTGTCGCCGCGCCCGAGCCTGTCACCGCGGCCCTGGCCGCCGCCGCCGCCGAGGCCGCGCCCGGCTCCGGCGTCATCGAGCTGGTCCCGCAAGGGACCTGGGCCACCGCGCTGGCGTCGCGCCTCGACGCGATGCTCGAGGCCGAGGAGGACGCGTTCAGCCACGCGCCCACCCACCGGACCACGCCGCCGCCGCCGCCAGGGCCGCGCCGCCGCGTCACCCACGAGGTCGACGCCGAGGACGTCGAGGCCACGATCGATCTGACGCTGAGCCCGCGGTCCGAGCACAGCGGCCTGTTCAAGGGCCCGCCGCCCGCGACGCGCCCGGTGCCCGTGATCGCGCCGGATCCCGACCCCGCCGACGATCGCGACGACGGCCCGACGGTGGTGCGCCCGCGCCCGACCGGCTCGGCGCTGCCGCCGCGGTCGCGCACCAAGCTGGACTGA
- a CDS encoding tetratricopeptide repeat protein has translation MLHARTIALAVAATLVALAACASSGGASPRTRDHLAVAEAALGRKDYDAAAAAYDQAVATAPDRRSQALALRERADARVFVGDLAGAAADLDALTTLTPGDPAAWHDLGMVRANAGDRAGAAAAFTRAKAAAPDDARPRLALAALRWADGDRGGARAEYQALLRLDLPDRVRAKVEWAIAELAP, from the coding sequence GTGCTGCATGCGCGGACCATAGCACTGGCGGTCGCGGCGACGTTGGTGGCGCTGGCCGCGTGCGCCTCATCCGGCGGCGCCAGCCCCCGCACCCGCGATCACCTGGCCGTGGCCGAGGCGGCCCTCGGGCGCAAGGACTACGACGCCGCGGCCGCGGCCTACGACCAGGCGGTCGCGACCGCGCCCGACCGACGCAGCCAGGCCCTGGCGCTGCGCGAGCGCGCCGACGCGCGCGTCTTCGTCGGCGACCTCGCCGGCGCCGCCGCCGACCTCGACGCCCTGACCACGCTGACGCCGGGCGACCCGGCCGCCTGGCACGACCTCGGCATGGTCCGCGCAAACGCCGGCGATCGCGCCGGCGCCGCCGCCGCGTTCACCCGGGCCAAGGCGGCCGCGCCCGACGACGCCCGGCCCCGGCTGGCGCTGGCGGCGCTGCGCTGGGCCGACGGCGACCGGGGCGGCGCCCGCGCCGAGTACCAGGCGCTGTTGCGCCTCGACCTGCCCGACCGGGTCCGGGCCAAGGTCGAGTGGGCCATCGCCGAGCTGGCGCCGTGA
- a CDS encoding HEAT repeat domain-containing protein, protein MTDGAPTPRSERRRDRPRILPAMLRRLAFALATFAAAAPAAADPWGFAWAGRIERDGAPLFDPGAEPEARRAAVSALRPYDPALTRRFILHALDDDDPAVRLEAAQVAGQGKMVEAVPRLIDWLADPDRATRRVASDMLGMIADASGTSALVRTLGDLDSDVRLGAVNALAKIGQRGDRSVVVPLISRVNDEKTEVRRAAIEALRGIGDRRAVAAVVAAFGDGNIEVRKAAVITAGKLGDPAAITALTRMLDDAQPDVRNVAIAALGDLGAADATDDLIRLLRAGGDASAPAGYALGQIAAGGDRDAADRAVRALVASLVDPSARPVVQEALRRAGAVAVPALVAHLDGRLAGDPGAAVDLLAEVGDARATEALIAELDRKRLSVARITAALAKTGDRRALVPVLGLIADPDPTVRTVAMGALGALIGNDRRAIDALIERLGDDQEDVQVLACGYLARLHATAAGPALAALAAAPRSPRLRRAAIDALGAVGHTPSAPVLLAALADPDPILARAAADALAYLADPGTARQLEAIARHPGPSQTAVLRAWGAALRDRPDPRARAILIELAQTAPTLPALAAIAGLASSGDRAARPALAELVERGAPERQRAAAWALGELADGPPPAPIAKALVGALEAKDDRIAAAAAWALLAQPTESAAASLRRLARHGGWAARVNATAALARHGGADAVGDLVTLLAHASPLVRGNAAWALGARATDAALPATATAALAHALADDVSPWVRGHAARALWRRAPVGEIAAALADAARADRDPAVRAAAAAAPAAAPASDEWRIFDVVEPDDDRPVRAEPYFLLVGVAGPAWATYTDRRGVIDAEHVPADVSEPHALATVADL, encoded by the coding sequence GTGACCGACGGCGCGCCGACGCCAAGGTCGGAGCGCCGACGCGATCGGCCGCGTATACTCCCCGCGATGCTCCGGCGCCTCGCGTTCGCCCTCGCCACCTTCGCCGCCGCGGCGCCGGCCGCCGCCGATCCCTGGGGCTTCGCGTGGGCCGGCCGGATCGAGCGCGACGGCGCGCCGCTGTTCGATCCCGGCGCCGAGCCCGAGGCCCGGCGCGCGGCGGTCAGCGCGCTGCGGCCCTACGATCCCGCGCTCACCCGACGGTTCATCCTGCACGCCCTCGACGACGACGACCCCGCGGTCCGGCTCGAGGCGGCCCAGGTCGCGGGCCAGGGCAAGATGGTCGAGGCGGTGCCGCGGCTGATCGACTGGCTGGCCGATCCCGATCGGGCGACGCGGCGCGTGGCGTCGGACATGCTGGGGATGATCGCCGACGCCAGCGGCACCTCGGCGCTGGTGCGCACGCTGGGCGATCTCGACAGCGACGTCCGGCTGGGCGCGGTCAACGCGCTCGCGAAGATCGGCCAGCGCGGCGACCGCTCGGTGGTCGTGCCGCTGATCTCGCGCGTCAACGACGAGAAGACCGAGGTGCGGCGGGCCGCGATCGAGGCGCTGCGCGGCATCGGCGACCGCCGCGCGGTCGCCGCGGTCGTGGCCGCGTTCGGCGACGGCAACATCGAGGTGCGCAAGGCCGCGGTCATCACCGCCGGCAAGCTCGGCGACCCGGCCGCGATCACCGCGCTGACGCGGATGCTCGACGACGCCCAGCCCGACGTCCGCAACGTCGCGATCGCGGCGCTCGGCGATCTCGGCGCGGCCGACGCCACCGACGATCTGATCCGGCTGTTGCGCGCCGGCGGCGACGCCTCGGCCCCCGCCGGCTACGCGCTCGGCCAGATCGCCGCTGGCGGCGATCGCGACGCCGCCGACCGCGCGGTGCGCGCGCTGGTCGCGAGCCTGGTGGATCCGTCGGCGCGGCCGGTGGTGCAGGAGGCGCTGCGCCGCGCGGGCGCCGTCGCGGTGCCAGCGCTGGTGGCGCACCTCGACGGGCGCCTCGCCGGCGACCCCGGCGCCGCGGTCGATCTGCTCGCGGAGGTCGGCGACGCCCGCGCCACCGAGGCGTTGATCGCCGAGCTCGATCGCAAGCGCCTGAGCGTCGCGCGCATCACCGCGGCGCTCGCGAAGACCGGCGACCGGCGCGCGCTGGTGCCGGTGCTCGGGCTGATCGCCGACCCCGACCCGACCGTGCGCACGGTCGCGATGGGCGCCCTCGGCGCGCTGATCGGCAACGATCGGCGCGCGATCGACGCGCTGATCGAGCGGCTCGGCGACGATCAGGAGGACGTGCAGGTGCTCGCGTGCGGATACCTGGCGCGCCTGCACGCCACCGCCGCCGGCCCGGCCCTGGCCGCGCTCGCCGCGGCGCCGCGCTCACCGCGCCTGCGCCGGGCGGCGATCGACGCGCTCGGCGCGGTCGGGCACACGCCCAGCGCCCCGGTGCTGCTGGCGGCGCTGGCCGATCCCGACCCGATCCTGGCGCGCGCCGCCGCCGATGCCCTGGCCTACCTCGCCGATCCCGGCACCGCGCGCCAGCTCGAGGCCATCGCCCGTCACCCGGGCCCGAGCCAGACCGCGGTGCTGCGCGCCTGGGGCGCGGCCCTGCGCGATCGGCCCGATCCCCGCGCGCGCGCCATCCTGATCGAGCTGGCCCAGACCGCGCCGACGCTGCCGGCGCTGGCCGCGATCGCGGGCCTGGCCTCGAGCGGCGATCGCGCCGCGCGGCCGGCGCTGGCCGAGCTGGTCGAGCGCGGCGCGCCCGAGCGCCAGCGCGCCGCGGCCTGGGCGCTCGGTGAGCTGGCGGACGGCCCACCGCCCGCGCCGATCGCCAAGGCCCTGGTCGGGGCGCTCGAGGCCAAGGACGATCGCATCGCCGCGGCCGCGGCCTGGGCGCTGCTGGCGCAGCCGACCGAGAGCGCCGCCGCGTCGCTGCGACGGCTGGCCCGCCACGGCGGCTGGGCCGCGCGGGTCAACGCCACCGCGGCCCTCGCCCGGCACGGCGGCGCCGACGCCGTCGGCGATCTGGTCACGCTCCTGGCCCACGCGTCCCCGCTGGTGCGCGGCAACGCCGCCTGGGCCCTCGGCGCGCGCGCGACCGACGCCGCCCTGCCCGCCACCGCGACCGCGGCCCTCGCGCACGCGCTCGCCGACGACGTCAGCCCCTGGGTACGCGGCCACGCCGCCCGCGCGCTGTGGCGCCGCGCGCCCGTCGGCGAGATCGCCGCCGCCCTCGCCGACGCCGCCCGCGCCGATCGCGATCCGGCGGTGCGCGCGGCCGCCGCCGCCGCGCCCGCCGCCGCGCCCGCCAGCGACGAGTGGCGCATCTTCGACGTGGTCGAGCCCGACGACGATCGTCCGGTGCGCGCGGAGCCGTACTTCCTGCTGGTCGGCGTCGCCGGCCCGGCCTGGGCCACGTACACCGATCGCCGCGGCGTCATCGACGCCGAGCACGTGCCCGCCGACGTCAGCGAGCCGCACGCGCTCGCCACCGTCGCTGACCTCTGA
- a CDS encoding transposase, which translates to MSAKRSPRTPIQLTLDQARRPTGHGGWRPGAGRKKRKGSCAHLPRVRFPASVPVHVTLKVVGGLPSFRRAAVMRVVRAAITAGGHRGDFRVVHYNVLGDHLHLVVEAAGATALARGMQGLTIRLARRLNALLGRRGRLFAQRYHARPLRTPREVRNALRYVLLNARHHATARGQVLAAGWIDPYSSALWFDGWKTAIRTDAPWLRALARGGCPTATPRTWLLAVGWRRGGGLLDVDDVPGPAP; encoded by the coding sequence ATGAGCGCCAAGCGAAGCCCACGAACGCCGATCCAGCTCACGCTGGATCAGGCGCGTCGCCCCACCGGGCACGGCGGCTGGCGTCCGGGCGCCGGCCGCAAGAAGCGCAAGGGCAGCTGCGCGCACCTGCCGCGCGTGCGGTTCCCGGCGTCGGTGCCGGTGCACGTCACGCTCAAGGTCGTCGGCGGCCTGCCGTCGTTCCGGCGGGCCGCGGTCATGCGGGTCGTGCGCGCGGCGATCACCGCCGGCGGTCACCGCGGCGACTTCCGCGTCGTGCACTACAACGTCCTGGGCGATCACCTCCACCTCGTCGTCGAGGCCGCGGGCGCCACCGCGCTCGCGCGCGGCATGCAGGGCCTGACCATCCGCCTGGCCCGGCGCCTGAACGCGCTGCTCGGCCGCCGCGGCCGGCTGTTCGCCCAGCGCTACCACGCCCGCCCGCTGCGCACGCCGCGCGAGGTGCGCAACGCCCTGCGCTACGTCCTGCTCAACGCCCGGCATCACGCCACCGCGCGCGGCCAGGTGCTCGCCGCCGGCTGGATCGATCCGTACTCCAGCGCGCTGTGGTTCGACGGCTGGAAGACCGCGATCCGGACCGACGCCCCGTGGCTGCGCGCGCTGGCCCGCGGCGGATGCCCGACCGCCACCCCGCGCACCTGGCTGCTCGCGGTCGGCTGGCGCCGCGGCGGCGGTCTCCTCGACGTCGACGATGTGCCCGGGCCGGCCCCGTGA
- a CDS encoding ribosome-binding factor A: MFFRRQEVRRSTSHKDLQLAAQVATIVGAALAELDDPVLGQLLVVDATPAPDAGRLAVTVCLPRSARARAGAATAPTIDDVLARLGRVKGHLRAEVAAGITRKRAPELAFVVVPAEEDGP, translated from the coding sequence GTGTTCTTCCGCCGCCAGGAGGTGCGGCGCTCGACGTCCCACAAGGATCTTCAGCTCGCGGCCCAGGTCGCCACGATCGTCGGCGCGGCGCTGGCCGAGCTCGACGATCCGGTGCTCGGCCAGCTGCTCGTCGTCGACGCCACCCCGGCGCCCGACGCCGGCCGGCTCGCGGTGACCGTGTGCCTGCCACGCTCGGCGCGCGCGCGCGCCGGCGCCGCGACCGCGCCGACGATCGACGACGTGCTGGCGCGCCTGGGCCGCGTCAAGGGCCACCTCCGCGCCGAGGTCGCCGCCGGCATCACCCGCAAGCGCGCGCCGGAGCTGGCGTTCGTGGTGGTCCCCGCCGAGGAGGACGGGCCATGA
- a CDS encoding RtcB family protein, producing the protein MTAVATEHRWLATPLPAEVEVSLARLRRADDVRHVAVMPDVHLGTGVCVGTVVATWRMIYPGAVGGDLGCGMAALRFRRADGEPALPSGALDQRAAGAILRGLYREVPATKHAGPAAIDRLPAGLRDPPLSARALETARRRDGVVQFGTLGAGNHFIELQLDLAGDLWLMLHSGSRGMGQAILRHHLAVLDAGAGPGLAAVDADSDAGRAYLADLAWALTYAEGNRAAMIARASDVVAAALGCEPDAASYVACHHNDIAREHHHGHACWVHRKGAIAAHAGTAGLIPGSMGSASFHVVGRGHPDALCSSSHGAGRTMSRTEARRRVSARGLEAELRGTWFDVRLAERLRDEAPSAYKDITAVMRAQRDLTRIVRRLRPLLSYKGG; encoded by the coding sequence ATGACCGCCGTGGCCACCGAGCACCGCTGGCTGGCGACGCCGCTGCCGGCCGAGGTCGAGGTCAGCCTGGCGCGGCTGCGGCGCGCCGACGACGTGCGCCACGTCGCGGTGATGCCGGACGTCCACCTCGGCACGGGCGTGTGCGTCGGCACCGTGGTCGCGACCTGGCGGATGATCTACCCGGGCGCGGTCGGCGGCGATCTCGGCTGCGGCATGGCGGCGCTGCGGTTCCGCCGGGCCGACGGCGAGCCGGCGCTGCCGTCGGGCGCGCTCGACCAGCGCGCCGCCGGCGCGATCCTGCGCGGCCTGTACCGCGAGGTGCCGGCCACCAAGCACGCCGGGCCGGCGGCGATCGATCGCCTGCCCGCCGGCCTGCGGGATCCGCCGCTGAGCGCCCGCGCCCTCGAGACCGCGCGGCGGCGCGACGGCGTCGTGCAGTTCGGCACGCTGGGCGCCGGCAACCACTTCATCGAGCTCCAGCTCGACCTGGCCGGCGACCTGTGGCTGATGCTGCACAGCGGATCCCGCGGGATGGGCCAGGCGATCCTGCGCCACCACCTGGCGGTCCTCGACGCCGGCGCCGGCCCCGGGCTGGCGGCGGTCGACGCCGACAGCGACGCCGGCCGCGCGTACCTCGCCGACCTGGCGTGGGCGCTGACCTACGCCGAGGGCAACCGCGCGGCGATGATCGCGCGGGCCAGCGACGTGGTGGCCGCGGCGCTCGGGTGCGAGCCCGACGCCGCCAGCTACGTCGCGTGTCACCACAACGACATCGCGCGCGAGCACCACCACGGCCACGCGTGCTGGGTCCATCGCAAGGGCGCCATCGCCGCGCACGCCGGCACCGCGGGCCTCATCCCGGGCTCGATGGGCTCGGCCAGCTTCCACGTCGTCGGGCGCGGCCACCCCGACGCGCTGTGCTCGAGCTCCCACGGCGCCGGGCGCACGATGAGCCGCACCGAGGCGCGCCGCCGGGTCTCGGCCCGGGGCCTCGAGGCCGAGCTGCGCGGCACCTGGTTCGACGTCCGCCTGGCCGAGCGCCTCCGCGACGAGGCGCCGTCCGCCTACAAGGACATCACCGCCGTGATGCGGGCCCAGCGCGACCTCACCCGGATCGTCCGGCGGCTGCGCCCGCTCCTGTCCTACAAGGGCGGGTGA